The proteins below are encoded in one region of Deinococcus budaensis:
- a CDS encoding response regulator codes for MPRILVVDDDAAILKLVSVILSRAGHELRTSSHPVEALDLLQVFTPDLVISDVVMPYMTGLEFLEKVRAHDKLGAMPFILLSSHAERDDVRRGMNLGADDYLPKPFTPQDLTTAVDARLRRAGLTLQGESGMSARALGTAQVVWQGTAVSWVSRKALELFFYLLEHREVTSWEAAEALWPEKDEARASSLFHTTLHRLRRSLSGEAVVSANRRYALSTDLRPDYDVARFELLSAQAEQGSLGLEELRELTGMYGHFLPGADSPWVDEVRARLEQKQLSVLGLAAQAAAQAGRAKDAAQFHQRALAIDPMSELDWQGLSRALDTIGDPRARLAARREAWWAVDLD; via the coding sequence ATGCCGCGCATCCTCGTCGTGGATGACGACGCCGCCATCCTCAAACTCGTCAGCGTGATTCTCAGCCGGGCCGGACACGAGCTGCGGACCAGCAGCCATCCGGTCGAGGCGCTCGACCTGCTTCAGGTGTTCACCCCCGACCTCGTGATCAGCGACGTGGTGATGCCCTACATGACCGGGCTGGAATTCCTGGAAAAGGTGCGCGCGCACGACAAGCTGGGCGCGATGCCCTTCATCCTGCTGTCCAGCCACGCCGAGCGCGACGATGTGCGCCGGGGCATGAACCTGGGCGCCGACGACTACCTGCCCAAGCCCTTCACCCCCCAGGACCTGACCACCGCCGTGGACGCGAGGCTGCGCCGCGCGGGCCTGACCCTGCAAGGGGAGAGCGGCATGTCGGCCCGCGCGCTGGGCACGGCGCAGGTCGTGTGGCAGGGCACGGCGGTGTCGTGGGTATCGCGCAAGGCGCTGGAGCTGTTTTTCTACCTGCTCGAACACCGCGAGGTGACCTCCTGGGAGGCCGCCGAGGCGCTGTGGCCGGAAAAAGACGAGGCCCGCGCCAGCAGCCTCTTTCACACGACCCTGCACCGCTTGCGCCGCAGCCTCAGCGGCGAGGCCGTGGTCAGCGCCAACCGCCGCTACGCCCTGAGCACCGACCTGCGCCCGGACTACGACGTGGCGCGCTTCGAGCTGCTCTCGGCGCAGGCCGAGCAAGGCAGCCTGGGCCTGGAGGAACTGCGCGAGCTGACTGGCATGTACGGCCACTTTCTGCCCGGCGCCGACAGCCCCTGGGTGGACGAGGTGCGCGCCCGGCTGGAGCAAAAGCAGCTCAGCGTGCTGGGTCTGGCCGCCCAGGCCGCCGCGCAGGCAGGCCGCGCCAAGGACGCCGCCCAGTTTCACCAGCGCGCCCTGGCTATTGACCCCATGAGCGAGCTGGACTGGCAGGGCCTCTCGCGCGCGCTCGACACCATCGGCGACCCCCGCGCCCGCCTGGCCGCCCGCCGGGAAGCGTGGTGGGCCGTGGACTTGGACTGA
- the alaS gene encoding alanine--tRNA ligase, with amino-acid sequence MTGPLTTAEIREKYLHFFESKGHLRLPSHSTIAPDPTTLFTVAGMQPFKPQFMGAPAKFPGHGENKRVTTAQKCLRVGDIENVGRTLRHCSLLEMLGNFSFGDYFKREALTWAWEFLTSPEWMGLDPEKLHATIYQEDEEAFQIWTQEIGLPESRLLRFGADENFWPADAPKEGPNGPCGPCSEIFYDRGPAYGDDTWADYAQTRESARYLEIWNCVFPQYDRQDPAEDGTPVLADLPFKNIDTGMGLERIATVVQDVYDFYSNDVFRPLVERVAELSGKPYEGPQSLSHRVVAEHIRSVSMVIADGVALSNTGRGYVIRKILRRASRHAYLLGLREPTLYKLVPLVVEKMGGAYPELVGEQGRVEAAIRAEEERFLKTLEGGIQRLNGLLSGLSRGASLPGEEAFLLYDTYGFPLDLTKEIAEEYGVTVDEARYAESLENAQELARAGSKYGKSELFGGTQEALGGLPATEFVGYDELEAGGEVLALVGAGERLSHLPAGSEGAVVLSRTPFYAEGGGEVGDTGTLEWPGGRAAVRDTRKTPAGVFLHDVVVEEGELRPGLEVRGVVSGERRATERHHTATHLLHAALRAVLGSGVRQAGSLVAPERLRFDFSHGAALSADEIAAVERLVSRWVSANFAVSWQEMPIEAAKAAGATALFGEKYGDTVRVVSVEGGVPFGGQTVTSKELCGGAHVRRTGDIGAFVVVSDENVAAGVRRIEALAGEAATAWVRERLHSAGRVAGLLNTGLDGLEARVQGLQAQLKAAGQETAQVRRQLAEAQMGGGGGAAQQVRELGGFKVAALRLSGIEGNELRGAADKLLDTSGADLAVIASDKGLVVKATKDAVSRGAHAGQLVGKLAAAAGGKGGGRPDMAQAGIQDPAAALEALGTAF; translated from the coding sequence ATGACCGGGCCGCTGACCACCGCTGAAATTCGCGAGAAATACCTGCACTTCTTTGAAAGCAAGGGGCACCTGCGCCTGCCCAGCCACTCGACCATCGCGCCCGATCCGACCACCCTCTTCACGGTGGCGGGGATGCAGCCTTTCAAGCCGCAGTTCATGGGCGCCCCCGCCAAGTTCCCCGGCCACGGCGAGAACAAGCGGGTGACCACGGCGCAAAAATGCCTGCGGGTGGGTGACATCGAGAACGTGGGCCGCACCCTGCGGCACTGCTCGCTGCTGGAGATGCTGGGCAACTTCTCCTTCGGGGACTACTTCAAGCGCGAGGCCCTGACCTGGGCCTGGGAATTCCTGACCAGCCCCGAGTGGATGGGCCTGGACCCGGAGAAGCTGCACGCCACGATCTACCAGGAGGACGAGGAAGCCTTTCAAATCTGGACCCAGGAGATCGGGCTGCCGGAAAGCCGACTGCTGCGCTTCGGCGCCGACGAGAACTTCTGGCCCGCCGACGCGCCCAAAGAAGGCCCCAACGGTCCCTGCGGCCCCTGCTCGGAGATCTTCTACGACCGTGGCCCGGCCTACGGCGACGACACCTGGGCCGACTACGCGCAGACCCGCGAGAGCGCCCGCTACCTGGAAATCTGGAACTGCGTCTTTCCGCAGTACGACCGCCAGGACCCAGCAGAAGACGGCACCCCTGTCCTGGCTGACCTGCCCTTCAAGAACATCGACACCGGGATGGGCCTGGAGCGCATCGCCACGGTCGTGCAGGATGTCTACGATTTTTATTCCAACGACGTGTTCCGCCCGCTGGTGGAGCGGGTGGCCGAGCTGAGCGGCAAGCCCTACGAGGGGCCGCAGAGCCTGTCGCACCGGGTCGTGGCCGAGCATATCCGCTCGGTAAGCATGGTGATCGCGGACGGCGTGGCCCTGAGCAACACCGGGCGCGGCTACGTGATCCGCAAGATCCTGCGCCGCGCTTCCCGCCACGCCTACCTGCTGGGCCTGCGCGAGCCGACGCTCTACAAGCTGGTGCCCCTGGTCGTCGAGAAGATGGGCGGCGCCTACCCCGAACTCGTGGGCGAGCAGGGTCGGGTCGAGGCCGCCATCCGCGCCGAGGAGGAACGCTTCCTGAAGACGCTGGAGGGGGGCATTCAGCGCCTGAACGGGCTGCTCTCGGGCCTCTCGCGGGGGGCGTCGCTGCCCGGCGAGGAAGCCTTCCTGCTGTACGACACCTACGGCTTTCCCCTGGACCTCACCAAAGAAATCGCCGAGGAATACGGCGTCACGGTGGACGAGGCGCGGTACGCCGAGAGCCTGGAAAACGCGCAGGAGCTGGCCCGCGCGGGCAGCAAGTACGGCAAGTCCGAGTTGTTCGGCGGCACCCAGGAGGCGCTGGGCGGCCTGCCCGCGACCGAGTTCGTGGGCTACGACGAGCTGGAGGCGGGGGGCGAGGTACTCGCGCTCGTCGGGGCCGGGGAGCGCCTCTCTCACCTGCCTGCGGGCAGCGAGGGGGCGGTGGTGCTCTCCCGCACCCCCTTCTACGCCGAGGGCGGCGGCGAGGTGGGCGACACCGGCACGCTGGAGTGGCCGGGGGGCCGCGCTGCCGTGCGCGACACCCGCAAGACCCCGGCGGGCGTGTTCCTGCACGACGTGGTGGTGGAAGAAGGCGAGCTGCGCCCCGGCCTGGAGGTGCGCGGCGTGGTGTCGGGTGAGCGCCGGGCCACCGAGCGCCACCACACGGCTACCCACCTGCTGCACGCCGCGCTGCGGGCGGTGCTGGGATCGGGGGTGCGGCAGGCCGGGTCGCTGGTCGCCCCCGAGCGGCTGCGCTTCGACTTCTCGCATGGGGCGGCCCTGAGCGCCGACGAGATCGCGGCGGTCGAGCGGCTGGTGAGCCGCTGGGTCAGCGCCAACTTCGCGGTGAGCTGGCAGGAGATGCCCATCGAGGCGGCCAAGGCGGCGGGCGCCACGGCCCTTTTCGGGGAAAAGTACGGCGACACCGTGCGGGTGGTCAGCGTGGAGGGCGGCGTGCCCTTTGGGGGCCAGACGGTGACCAGCAAGGAGCTGTGCGGCGGCGCCCACGTCCGGCGCACCGGGGACATCGGCGCCTTCGTGGTCGTGTCCGACGAGAACGTGGCGGCGGGCGTGCGGCGCATCGAGGCCCTGGCGGGCGAGGCGGCCACCGCCTGGGTGCGCGAGCGCCTGCACAGCGCGGGCCGGGTCGCGGGACTGCTGAATACCGGCCTGGACGGCCTGGAAGCGCGCGTGCAGGGCCTCCAGGCCCAGCTCAAGGCGGCCGGGCAGGAAACGGCCCAGGTCCGGCGCCAGCTTGCGGAAGCCCAGATGGGCGGCGGGGGCGGCGCGGCGCAGCAGGTGCGCGAGCTGGGCGGCTTCAAGGTCGCCGCGCTGAGGCTCTCGGGCATCGAGGGCAACGAGTTGCGCGGCGCGGCCGACAAGCTGCTCGACACCAGCGGCGCGGACCTCGCCGTGATCGCCAGCGACAAGGGTCTGGTCGTGAAGGCGACGAAAGACGCCGTCTCGCGCGGGGCGCACGCGGGGCAACTCGTGGGCAAGCTCGCGGCGGCGGCGGGCGGCAAGGGCGGCGGGCGGCCCGACATGGCCCAGGCGGGGATTCAGGACCCGGCAGCCGCGCTGGAGGCGCTCGGCACCGCGTTCTGA
- a CDS encoding MmcQ/YjbR family DNA-binding protein, with protein sequence MRLVTDVRRACALLPGSRETFPFDATTLVFKVAGKMYALTDLTADPPTLSLKVRPGDGEALRAAYPGVRPGYHLDKRHWVTVTLNGTVPQRVVGELLKGSYALVVAGLTRAQRAELEG encoded by the coding sequence ATGCGCCTGGTTACCGACGTGCGCAGGGCGTGCGCGCTCCTGCCCGGCTCGCGTGAGACGTTCCCTTTTGACGCCACCACCCTGGTCTTCAAGGTGGCGGGCAAGATGTACGCCCTGACCGACCTCACGGCGGACCCGCCCACGCTCTCGCTCAAGGTGCGGCCCGGGGACGGCGAGGCGTTGCGGGCGGCCTACCCGGGGGTTCGGCCCGGATACCACCTCGACAAACGCCACTGGGTCACGGTGACGCTGAACGGGACGGTGCCGCAGAGGGTGGTGGGCGAGCTGCTGAAGGGCAGTTACGCCCTGGTCGTCGCTGGCCTGACGCGGGCGCAGCGGGCGGAACTGGAGGGCTGA
- a CDS encoding SDR family oxidoreductase: MNELVLTYGAGGAQGAPVARGLLEAGYRVRALVRDVHKNRALAEAGAEVVAGDLADPGSVRRATEGVRRVFLMLPFSGGGNPLEYAHNAVTAAREAGVELLVLNTSGQTPRRPTGLPMLDYRIELERALRESGVPNIILRPTAYMENFLGPWVLPRLRAEDVLAYPVEEARPTSWIAAQDLGRFAVAALGRPDLAGQAFDLGGPQALRGAEIAGAFSRALGRRVRYEAISPEDFGAIMGRVMGPEAEAGIVAAYRAGAAAPLDAMVVDMAGVLAQLPVPQTPLEDWVRQHAGQFGAAR, translated from the coding sequence ATGAACGAGCTGGTGTTGACCTACGGTGCGGGTGGGGCGCAGGGCGCGCCGGTCGCGCGCGGGCTGCTGGAGGCGGGCTACCGGGTGCGGGCGCTGGTGCGCGACGTGCACAAAAACCGCGCGCTGGCCGAGGCGGGCGCCGAGGTGGTGGCGGGCGACCTGGCCGACCCCGGGAGCGTGCGCCGGGCGACCGAAGGGGTCAGGCGGGTCTTTCTGATGCTGCCCTTTTCGGGGGGCGGGAACCCGCTGGAGTACGCCCACAACGCGGTCACGGCGGCCCGCGAGGCGGGAGTCGAGCTGCTGGTCCTGAACACCAGCGGGCAGACGCCCAGGCGCCCGACCGGCCTGCCCATGCTGGACTACCGCATCGAGCTGGAGCGCGCCCTGCGGGAGAGCGGTGTGCCGAACATCATCCTGCGGCCCACCGCCTACATGGAAAATTTCCTGGGTCCCTGGGTCTTGCCGCGCCTCCGGGCCGAGGACGTGCTGGCGTATCCGGTAGAAGAGGCGCGGCCGACCTCCTGGATCGCCGCCCAGGACCTGGGACGCTTCGCGGTCGCGGCGCTGGGCCGACCTGACCTCGCCGGGCAGGCCTTTGACCTGGGCGGGCCGCAGGCGCTGCGCGGGGCAGAGATCGCCGGGGCCTTCTCCCGGGCGCTGGGCCGCCGGGTCCGCTACGAGGCGATCTCGCCCGAGGACTTCGGGGCGATCATGGGCCGCGTGATGGGGCCGGAAGCCGAGGCGGGTATCGTCGCCGCCTACCGCGCCGGGGCCGCCGCGCCACTGGACGCGATGGTGGTGGACATGGCCGGGGTCCTCGCCCAGCTTCCGGTGCCCCAGACCCCCCTGGAAGACTGGGTGCGGCAGCACGCCGGGCAATTCGGGGCGGCCCGCTAG
- a CDS encoding aldose epimerase family protein, with product MSGHEREGAGTATQQFWGRAPEGEDVQRCTLSLPGGLRAELSSYGAVLVRLLAPDREGRLEDVVLGHDTLEPYTDRARSPYFGATVGRCANRIAHGRFSLRGRSYALAQNNGPNALHGGERGFDQRVWASRVFVGPDGPAAEFTRFSPDGEEGYPGTLAVQVTYTLTAQRALQIDYQALTDAPTPVNLTHHSYWNLTGDPRRTILDHELTVFADQITPVGASLIPTGAFQEVAGTPFDFRLPRRVGEQIGADDEQLRVAGGYDHNFVLRGGTELKPAATLHDPVSGRELRVLTTEPGLQVYSGNFLDGTVRGKGGAAYGHRSALCLEPQHFPDSPNQPHFPSVILDPGQRLTSRTVYAFGIR from the coding sequence ATGAGCGGACACGAGCGCGAGGGGGCGGGAACGGCCACGCAACAGTTCTGGGGAAGGGCGCCGGAGGGAGAGGATGTGCAGCGGTGCACCCTGAGCCTGCCCGGCGGCCTGCGCGCCGAGCTGAGCAGCTACGGGGCGGTGCTGGTGCGCCTGCTGGCCCCTGACCGTGAGGGCAGGCTGGAGGATGTGGTGCTGGGCCACGACACCCTGGAACCCTACACCGACCGCGCCCGCTCGCCGTACTTCGGGGCGACGGTGGGGCGCTGTGCCAACCGCATCGCGCATGGGCGCTTCAGCCTGCGCGGCCGCAGCTACGCGCTCGCGCAGAACAACGGTCCCAACGCGCTGCACGGCGGCGAGCGCGGCTTCGATCAGCGGGTGTGGGCCAGCCGGGTCTTCGTGGGGCCGGACGGTCCCGCCGCCGAGTTCACGCGCTTCAGCCCCGACGGCGAGGAGGGGTATCCCGGCACGCTGGCGGTGCAGGTCACCTACACGCTGACCGCCCAGCGGGCACTCCAGATCGATTACCAGGCCCTCACGGACGCGCCCACGCCGGTCAACCTGACCCACCACTCGTACTGGAACCTGACCGGGGACCCCCGCCGCACCATCCTCGACCACGAGTTGACCGTCTTCGCGGACCAGATCACGCCGGTGGGCGCCTCGCTGATTCCCACCGGGGCCTTCCAGGAGGTCGCGGGCACGCCCTTCGATTTCCGCCTGCCGCGCCGGGTCGGCGAGCAGATCGGGGCCGACGACGAGCAATTGCGTGTTGCCGGGGGGTACGACCACAACTTCGTCCTGCGCGGAGGAACTGAACTGAAACCCGCCGCGACGCTGCATGACCCCGTCAGCGGGCGTGAACTGCGGGTGCTGACCACCGAGCCAGGACTTCAGGTGTACTCGGGCAATTTCCTGGACGGCACGGTCCGGGGCAAGGGGGGCGCCGCCTACGGCCACCGTTCGGCCCTGTGTCTGGAACCCCAGCACTTTCCGGACTCGCCCAACCAGCCGCACTTTCCCAGCGTGATTCTCGACCCCGGCCAGCGCCTGACCTCGCGCACCGTCTACGCGTTCGGGATCCGCTGA
- a CDS encoding dynamin family protein, with the protein MLVTARVQDLLSRERELLADLQAFLETQGAPPEAVEYARGAVRSLDESFLLVVVGEFNAGKSSFVNALLGAAVLPEGVTPTTDRIYVLVHGDTPGQMEPTRDPFVSRLTYPLPSLEGVALVDTPGTNAIIRQHQALTEGFLPRADLVLFLTSADRPFTESERQFLALAARWGRSVVLVVNKADLLETEGQREQVRAFVETGARGVLGLTPPVSLISARGEQRGGDPGFAALREMLRTRLSETERTRLKLQSPLGTAAEILAGEETRAEAARRTLTEDLGILRDLEDQRERHRVTMLGELDGQLNRVGRLIGEFEVRADRFIDDKLRFSNLRGLINSRELEDAFRREAVADLPDAIDRQFGSMIDRFVEANLHFWEDVQAFLIRRQPAGAVARTRFSYDRGALLEGIAGSARQHLETTTEQELGRQLARDAEDALKGAVGGLAGGIGIGAGIGALIGATALDFTGGILAGLTLGSLGLFVLPNKRLQAHRQLRRKIAELRVALEQIVRREYEREQERADARLRDAISPYTRFTQQEGARLEQARTRAAELRARLDTLQTDVKTLA; encoded by the coding sequence ATGCTGGTCACCGCCCGGGTTCAGGACCTTCTCTCACGCGAACGCGAACTGCTCGCGGACCTCCAGGCCTTTCTAGAAACGCAGGGTGCCCCCCCCGAGGCCGTCGAGTACGCCCGGGGGGCCGTCCGTTCGCTGGACGAGAGCTTCTTGCTGGTCGTGGTGGGCGAGTTCAACGCGGGCAAGAGCAGCTTCGTGAACGCCCTGCTGGGCGCGGCCGTGCTTCCGGAGGGCGTGACGCCCACCACCGACCGCATCTACGTGCTGGTTCACGGCGACACGCCGGGGCAGATGGAACCCACCCGCGACCCCTTCGTGAGCCGCCTGACCTACCCGCTGCCCAGCCTGGAGGGGGTGGCGCTGGTGGACACGCCCGGCACCAACGCGATCATCCGCCAGCACCAGGCGCTCACCGAGGGCTTTCTCCCACGCGCGGACCTGGTGCTGTTCCTGACCTCGGCGGACCGCCCCTTTACCGAGTCCGAGCGGCAATTTCTCGCGCTGGCCGCCCGCTGGGGCCGCAGCGTGGTGCTGGTCGTGAACAAAGCCGACCTGCTGGAGACCGAAGGGCAGCGTGAGCAGGTGCGCGCTTTCGTGGAGACGGGCGCGCGTGGCGTGCTGGGCCTGACGCCGCCGGTCTCCCTGATCTCCGCGCGGGGCGAGCAGCGCGGCGGCGACCCGGGCTTCGCGGCGCTGCGCGAGATGCTGCGCACCCGCCTCTCGGAGACCGAGCGCACCCGATTGAAGCTGCAAAGCCCGCTGGGCACCGCCGCCGAGATTCTCGCGGGCGAGGAGACCCGCGCCGAGGCGGCTCGCCGCACCCTGACCGAAGACCTGGGCATCCTGCGCGACCTCGAAGACCAGCGCGAACGCCACCGGGTCACCATGCTGGGTGAACTGGACGGCCAGCTCAACCGGGTGGGCCGACTCATCGGGGAATTCGAGGTGCGGGCCGACCGCTTTATCGACGACAAGCTGAGATTCTCCAACCTGCGGGGCCTGATCAACAGCCGCGAGCTGGAAGACGCCTTTCGCCGCGAGGCGGTGGCGGACCTGCCGGACGCCATCGACCGCCAGTTCGGCAGCATGATCGACCGCTTCGTGGAGGCCAACTTGCACTTCTGGGAGGACGTGCAGGCCTTTTTGATCCGCCGCCAGCCGGCCGGGGCGGTGGCCCGCACCCGCTTTTCCTACGACCGGGGGGCGCTGCTGGAGGGCATTGCCGGAAGTGCCCGGCAGCATCTGGAGACGACCACCGAGCAAGAGCTTGGCCGTCAGCTCGCGCGCGACGCCGAAGACGCCCTCAAGGGGGCCGTGGGCGGGCTGGCCGGGGGCATCGGCATCGGGGCGGGCATCGGCGCCCTGATCGGGGCGACGGCGCTGGACTTCACGGGCGGCATTCTGGCGGGCCTCACGCTGGGGAGCCTGGGCCTGTTCGTGCTGCCCAACAAGCGGCTTCAGGCCCACCGCCAGTTGCGGCGCAAGATCGCGGAACTGCGGGTGGCCCTCGAACAGATCGTGCGCCGCGAGTACGAGCGCGAGCAGGAGCGCGCGGACGCCCGCCTGCGCGACGCGATCAGCCCCTACACCCGCTTTACCCAGCAGGAAGGAGCCAGGCTGGAACAGGCCCGGACCCGCGCCGCCGAGCTGCGCGCCCGCCTGGACACCTTGCAAACGGACGTGAAGACGCTGGCCTGA
- a CDS encoding prepilin-type N-terminal cleavage/methylation domain-containing protein — MNETRRTPAPGTQSQRTQSRRTRRQHGLTLVELLVTLALAVVVITVAAQLFAGSSRLVESDTGRVMALQNGQTALDLLVNDARQAGENMTVTGPNLEVSGIEFGSLAPGRGYLTIRRNIPAEVQVQRLPVCGRPANRAEIQVAGPERGKGKDPTPACAASDVNAERWDGYFAEQSGAAQRGLLYCEECSAASSREIHSVVVESVEPPTEETVKGRKYKQVAVRLRAAADARFTPKDTTMLMLIDERRYFLDAQGTLRLALAGQTDAEAQAVAYDIQAFTVTATLVDPAQTVSSMSLTGPWTRIEQLELTLKAGSGGQGRQNVRTFTARVFPRNVESSRGN; from the coding sequence ATGAACGAGACGCGCCGCACCCCGGCCCCGGGCACCCAGTCCCAGCGCACCCAGTCCCGGCGCACCCGCCGCCAGCACGGCCTGACCCTGGTCGAGCTGCTGGTGACCCTGGCCCTGGCGGTGGTGGTGATCACCGTCGCCGCGCAGCTGTTCGCGGGCAGCAGCCGCCTGGTCGAGAGCGATACCGGCCGGGTGATGGCCCTGCAAAACGGGCAGACCGCCCTGGACCTGCTGGTCAACGACGCCCGGCAGGCCGGGGAGAACATGACGGTCACGGGGCCGAACCTGGAGGTTTCGGGCATCGAGTTCGGCAGCCTCGCGCCGGGGCGGGGGTACCTGACCATCCGCCGCAACATCCCCGCCGAGGTGCAGGTGCAGCGCCTGCCGGTCTGCGGGCGGCCCGCCAACAGGGCAGAGATTCAGGTGGCCGGACCCGAGAGGGGCAAGGGCAAGGACCCCACCCCGGCCTGCGCCGCGAGCGACGTCAACGCCGAGCGCTGGGACGGGTACTTTGCCGAACAGAGTGGGGCCGCCCAGAGGGGGCTGCTGTACTGTGAGGAGTGCAGCGCGGCAAGCAGCCGCGAGATTCACAGCGTCGTGGTGGAGTCGGTCGAGCCGCCCACCGAGGAGACGGTGAAAGGCAGGAAGTACAAGCAGGTCGCGGTGCGGTTGCGCGCGGCGGCCGACGCCCGCTTCACGCCCAAGGACACCACCATGCTGATGCTGATCGACGAGCGGCGCTACTTTCTGGATGCCCAGGGCACCCTGCGCCTGGCGCTGGCCGGACAGACCGACGCCGAGGCGCAGGCCGTCGCCTACGACATTCAGGCGTTCACGGTAACGGCCACCCTGGTTGACCCGGCCCAGACGGTGAGCAGCATGAGCCTGACCGGCCCCTGGACCCGCATCGAGCAGCTGGAGCTGACCCTGAAAGCGGGGAGCGGCGGCCAGGGTCGCCAGAACGTCCGGACCTTCACGGCGCGGGTCTTTCCCCGCAACGTCGAGTCCTCGCGGGGGAACTGA
- a CDS encoding prepilin-type N-terminal cleavage/methylation domain-containing protein — protein sequence MWSEPRRREAGPRPAPAAGRRLPGPAPHQAGLTLVEVLVALMVLTVVMSSVLTALISNTRVNTRVVERAEAIRVSEEVLEGYRQVGSYGQLAAQGAEARDVVRAGRSYRVQTTFCPADRPPEMQCSESAVFIRLSVGLDGRELHRAETYYTAFGKVTP from the coding sequence GTGTGGAGTGAACCCAGGCGGCGTGAGGCGGGGCCGCGCCCAGCTCCGGCAGCTGGGAGGCGCCTTCCCGGCCCGGCCCCCCACCAGGCGGGCCTGACCCTGGTCGAGGTGCTGGTGGCCCTGATGGTCCTCACGGTCGTGATGAGCAGCGTACTGACCGCCCTGATTTCCAACACCCGCGTCAACACCCGGGTGGTCGAGCGCGCCGAGGCCATCCGGGTCAGCGAGGAGGTGCTGGAAGGCTACCGCCAGGTCGGGAGCTACGGCCAGCTGGCGGCCCAGGGCGCCGAGGCCCGGGACGTGGTGCGCGCGGGCCGCAGCTACCGGGTCCAGACGACCTTTTGCCCCGCCGACCGGCCACCCGAGATGCAGTGCAGCGAAAGCGCCGTGTTTATCCGCCTGAGCGTGGGGCTGGACGGCCGCGAGCTGCACCGCGCCGAGACCTACTACACGGCCTTCGGGAAGGTGACCCCATGA
- a CDS encoding Tfp pilus assembly protein FimT/FimU translates to MLPPRFSPLSPGAPPPCSRSAAGRPRTRGAAGPVPPRQAGFTLLEVLVVLAILGIIAALGVWSYLAARTPARDAARTVHAHLLTLRSQAMSNTQARRLVLTAGQELVLQSALRCSETDQSRWTRLGGVTLPPPSNQVTLAAAGPLPPDPTVPGDTRLVVCFGPRGLAEPGGGDGAARFLTLRDHKRTYRLEVALNGAVRTRVE, encoded by the coding sequence TTGCTGCCTCCCCGTTTTTCTCCGCTGTCGCCCGGCGCCCCGCCGCCCTGTTCCCGGTCCGCCGCTGGCCGCCCGCGCACCCGCGGCGCTGCTGGTCCCGTCCCGCCCCGGCAGGCCGGATTCACCCTGCTGGAGGTGCTGGTCGTGCTGGCCATCCTGGGGATCATCGCGGCGCTGGGGGTCTGGAGTTACCTCGCGGCCCGGACCCCCGCGCGCGACGCCGCCCGCACGGTCCATGCCCACCTGCTCACCCTGCGCAGCCAGGCCATGTCGAACACCCAGGCGCGGCGACTGGTGCTGACCGCCGGCCAGGAGCTGGTCTTGCAGTCGGCGCTGCGGTGCAGCGAGACCGACCAGAGCCGCTGGACCCGCCTGGGCGGGGTGACGCTGCCGCCGCCCAGCAACCAGGTCACGCTGGCTGCCGCCGGGCCGCTACCCCCGGACCCGACGGTGCCGGGGGACACGCGCCTGGTGGTCTGTTTCGGTCCCCGGGGCCTGGCCGAACCTGGCGGCGGTGACGGCGCGGCCCGTTTCCTGACCCTGCGGGACCACAAGCGGACGTACCGCCTCGAAGTCGCGCTGAACGGGGCGGTGAGAACCCGTGTGGAGTGA
- a CDS encoding M48 family metallopeptidase, whose product MSPTRPRPVPPWTVGGVPVELRRSARRRTVALQVQPGAVILHAPARVPEALLADFLDAKRAWAERHLQAFAARERPASELADGAALPFLGETLTLRLTPGLRAPRRLGDDLHVPPGDPATLTAQVERWYRAAALPELRALAERYADALGARGRLGRVGLSRARTRWGSCTASGDIRLHWALVRAPREVAAYVALHEAAHLLEFNHSPRYWAQVGRIMPDHARWRAWLKEHGATLTTL is encoded by the coding sequence ATGTCCCCGACGCGCCCCCGCCCTGTTCCCCCGTGGACAGTCGGGGGCGTTCCCGTGGAGCTGCGGCGCAGCGCCCGCCGCCGCACGGTGGCGCTCCAGGTGCAGCCCGGCGCGGTGATCCTGCACGCGCCCGCCCGCGTGCCCGAGGCGCTGCTGGCCGACTTTCTGGACGCCAAGCGGGCCTGGGCCGAGCGCCACCTTCAGGCGTTCGCGGCCAGGGAGCGCCCGGCCTCCGAGCTGGCGGACGGGGCGGCCCTGCCCTTCTTGGGCGAGACCCTCACCCTGCGCCTGACCCCCGGCCTGCGCGCCCCCCGGCGCCTGGGCGACGACCTGCACGTCCCGCCGGGTGACCCCGCCACCCTGACCGCGCAGGTGGAGCGCTGGTACCGGGCGGCAGCCCTGCCCGAACTGCGCGCCCTGGCTGAGCGGTACGCCGACGCGCTGGGCGCCCGGGGCCGCCTGGGGCGGGTGGGCCTCAGCCGCGCCCGGACCCGCTGGGGCAGCTGCACGGCGTCCGGCGACATCCGGCTGCACTGGGCGCTGGTCCGCGCGCCGCGCGAGGTGGCCGCCTACGTCGCCCTGCACGAGGCCGCGCACCTGCTGGAATTCAACCACTCGCCGCGCTACTGGGCGCAGGTCGGCCGAATAATGCCGGACCATGCGAGGTGGCGCGCGTGGTTGAAGGAACACGGGGCGACCCTGACCACCCTCTGA